In the Acidobacteriota bacterium genome, GGGAATGAAAAATGTGGTCGAGATCGTGAAAGAGCGAGGCCTGCAGGACAAAATCAAGGTAATCGTGGGCGGCGCCCCCGTGTCGCAGGAGTTTGCAGATGAGATCGGGGCGGACGCCTACGGCTACGATGCCGGCAACGCGGTGGAGATCGTCAAGGGGCTGATGGCGTGACCACGGTTCTCGATCGCCTCGGATCGGGGGATGTCCTGTGCGGCGACGGGGCGTGGGGAACCCAACTGATGGCGCGCGGACTCGCGCCGGGCGAGTGTCCGGAGAGCATCATCCTCGAGAGCCCGGAGGTGCTGGCCGAGATCGCCAAGCTCTATCTTGACGCCGGAGCCGATCTCATCACCACCAATACCTTTGGCGGTTCACCTCTCAACCTCAGAGCTCACGGGCTCGAAGACCGCACCGAAGAGGTGAACCGGCGAGCTGTCGAGGTGCTCGCACAGGCCGTTGGCGAACGAGCGTACGTGTCAGCTTCCGTCGGTCCCACGGGAAAGATTCTCGCGCCGTACGGCGATACCGAACCGGAGATCGTAGCCGACGCATTCGGCAGTCAGATCGGAGCCCTGATCGCGGCCGGCGCGGACATTATCTGCATCGAAACCATGATCGATCTGCGCGAGGCCGAGCTTGCCGTGC is a window encoding:
- a CDS encoding homocysteine S-methyltransferase family protein, which codes for MTTVLDRLGSGDVLCGDGAWGTQLMARGLAPGECPESIILESPEVLAEIAKLYLDAGADLITTNTFGGSPLNLRAHGLEDRTEEVNRRAVEVLAQAVGERAYVSASVGPTGKILAPYGDTEPEIVADAFGSQIGALIAAGADIICIETMIDLREAELAVRAARAVSTDIPVIATMTFESTPRGFFTPMGTTVDQACRSLVGAGADIVGSNCGNGIEKMVEIAREFTSHTSVPVIIQSNAGLPENRGGELVYPESPEFMAERVGSLVELGVRIIGGCCGTTPEHIRAIRAAIDQSQL